Proteins co-encoded in one Gossypium arboreum isolate Shixiya-1 chromosome 11, ASM2569848v2, whole genome shotgun sequence genomic window:
- the LOC108470557 gene encoding presenilin-like protein At1g08700 codes for MDTLRGNGKEANGKLFGHWTLQDASVTYLRKEPKRKKGNSSNLFDKTPQSKTPMESSILESIGQEIIGVMSPVSLCMLLVVLLVYSLSDSNPFSSSSAPIRTAANLVYLENPSDTTAQKLEGALLNALVFVILIAIVTFVLVLLYYYNFTNFLKNYMRFSAFFVLGTMGGSIFLSIIQHFSIPIDSITCFLLLFNYTIVGVLSMFSGGMPIVLRQGYMVSLGIIVATWFTKLPEWTTWVLLVALALYDLVAVLAPGGPLKLLVELASSRDEELPALVYEARPTVSRNEGNPQSTLGLLVAGVSDSGSVELQAVSNNNVRRDGAENRRSPEYTAIQVRNLENVEGERNRDEGERSPLVGHSRERYSSDSNSSEYSTVIHNRESETSVDEEMSPLVDLLGIDNEREHERRDSVVASRGIKLGLGDFVFYSVLVGRAAMYDLMTVYACYLAIISGLGCTLILLSVCHRALPALPISITLGVIFYFLTRLLMEPFVVGMATNLMMF; via the exons ATGGATACGTTACGGGGAAATGGAAAAGAGGCAAATGGCAAACTCTTCGGTCATTGGACCCTTCAAGATGCCTCTGTAACTTATCTTCGAAaagaaccaaaaagaaaaaaaggcaaTTCCAGCAACCTGTTCGACAAAACTCCCCAGTCAAAAACCCCAATGGAGTCGAGCATCTTAGAATCAATCGGCCAAGAAATCATCGGCGTGATGTCCCCAGTCTCTCTTTGCATGCTCTTAGTTGTCCTTCTCGTTTACTCCCTCTCAGATTCCAACCCTTTCTCTTCTTCCTCTGCTCCCATCCGTACAGCTGCCAATCTCGTTTACCTCGAAAATCCCTCTGATACCACTGCTCAGAAACTGGAGGGAGCGTTGCTCAATGCCTTGGTCTTTGTTATCCTCATTGCCATCGTTACCTTTGTTCTTGTGCTGCTTTATTACTATAACTTCACTAATTTTTTGAAGAACTATATGAGGTTCTCGGCTTTTTTTGTTCTCG GTACAATGGGTGGTTCTATCTTTTTGTCAATAATTCAGCATTTCTCAATACCGATTGACTCAATTACGTGCTTTCTGCTGCTTTTCAATTATACCATTGTTGGGGTGTTATCCATGTTTTCTGGTGGGATGCCTATTGTTTTGAGACAGGGATATATGGTATCGCTGGGGATAATTGTGGCAACATGGTTTACCAAATTGCCGGAGTGGACTACATGGGTTTTGCTGGTTGCATTGGCTTTGTATGATTTGGTGGCAGTTTTGGCTCCTGGTGGCCCCCTTAAGTTGTTGGTGGAGTTGGCCTCAAGCCGTGATGAGGAATTACCAGCTTTGGTATATGAAGCTCGACCTACAGTTTCTCGCAATGAGGGAAATCCGCAATCGACTTTGGGGCTTCTTGTTGCTGGGGTTTCAGATTCTGGGTCAGTTGAGTTGCAGGCTGTGTCAAATAATAATGTCCGCAGAGATGGGGCTGAAAATCGTAGGAGTCCTGAGTACACTGCTATCCAGGTTAGAAATTTGGAGAATGTGGAAGGTGAAAGAAATAGAGATGAAGGTGAGAGGTCGCCTTTGGTTGGTCATTCAAGAGAAAGATATTCATCAGATAGTAACTCATCAGAATATTCTACTGTCATTCACAATAGAGAATCCGAGACTTCTGTGGATGAGGAAATGTCTCCTCTTGTTGACCTGTTGGGGATTGACAATGAGAGAGAGCATGAAAGGAGGGATTCAGTGGTAGCAAGTAGAGGTATCAAGCTTGGTCTCGGAGActttgtgttttatagtgttcTGGTAGGCAGGGCAGCCATGTATGATCTTATGACTGTATATGCATGTTATCTTGCCATTATCTCAGGACTTGGGTGCACTCTTATTTTGTTATCTGTGTGCCACCGAGCACTGCCTGCCCTCCCAATATCCATTACATTGGGTGTCATTTTTTACTTCTTGACTCGATTGTTAATGGAACCTTTTGTTGTTGGAATGGCAACAAATTTAATGATGTTTTAG